The following proteins are encoded in a genomic region of Chlorogloeopsis sp. ULAP01:
- a CDS encoding FMN-binding negative transcriptional regulator, which translates to MYIPNAFREEDTEKLVAFMRANSFATLVSVHNRLPIASHIPLVVTVQNNIVKLTGHLAKANPHWQVFGEIESLAIFTGPHAYISPSLYEKRESVPTWNYIAVHAYGVPQIITLSDSRELMDKMIDTMIDTYGSDYKSQWHSLSDNFREGMMNGIVGFEMTVTRLEGKYKLSQNRSQNDQYNVAHALLQSADLNAQAIGAAMQQNFETSEQQ; encoded by the coding sequence ATGTACATTCCCAATGCCTTTCGAGAAGAAGACACTGAAAAGCTAGTCGCCTTCATGCGTGCCAATAGTTTTGCCACATTAGTGTCTGTCCACAATCGTCTTCCTATTGCCTCCCATATTCCACTCGTCGTCACAGTACAAAATAATATTGTTAAGCTAACAGGTCATCTTGCCAAAGCAAATCCTCACTGGCAGGTGTTTGGAGAGATTGAATCACTTGCTATTTTCACTGGGCCCCATGCTTATATTTCACCATCTTTGTATGAAAAGCGTGAGAGTGTGCCAACCTGGAACTATATTGCCGTTCACGCCTATGGTGTGCCTCAAATTATTACTCTCAGCGACTCTAGGGAACTGATGGACAAAATGATAGACACAATGATTGATACCTATGGCTCAGATTACAAATCACAGTGGCACAGCTTATCTGACAACTTCCGCGAAGGCATGATGAACGGTATTGTTGGTTTTGAAATGACTGTGACGCGATTAGAAGGGAAATATAAACTTAGCCAAAACCGTAGCCAAAACGATCAATACAATGTTGCACACGCGTTACTACAAAGTGCAGATCTAAATGCTCAAGCTATTGGTGCAGCAATGCAACAAAATTTTGAAACTAGTGAACAGCAATAG
- a CDS encoding cyclic nucleotide-binding domain-containing protein: MLVPAETVRIFQNQPELRFSPGQVIFEQGQEGELMYGILMGEVELRVDGKVVEIIKAGDVFGEGALVHPTRNRASTAIAKTNCIIASMNKDRFLFAVQETPMFALQVMQSFSDRLRRIKQNI; the protein is encoded by the coding sequence ATGTTAGTACCAGCAGAAACGGTCAGAATCTTTCAAAACCAACCAGAATTGAGATTTTCTCCCGGCCAAGTTATTTTTGAACAAGGGCAGGAAGGAGAGTTGATGTATGGCATCTTAATGGGAGAAGTAGAATTGCGTGTTGATGGTAAAGTGGTCGAAATTATCAAAGCTGGTGATGTTTTTGGTGAAGGAGCTTTAGTTCATCCAACTCGAAATAGGGCATCCACGGCGATCGCTAAAACTAACTGCATAATTGCATCTATGAACAAAGATCGTTTTCTTTTTGCCGTTCAAGAAACTCCTATGTTTGCGCTACAAGTAATGCAGAGTTTCTCAGATCGCCTGCGCCGGATCAAGCAAAATATATAA
- a CDS encoding DNA polymerase III subunit delta': protein MTDQFAQLIGQQQAVELLTQAVKQNRVAPAYLFLGTNGIGRGLAARCFIEFLFTDGLSEDLTDIRTKLQKGNHPDVLWIKPTYQYQGQRLTATEAAEKGLKRKAPPVIRLEQIREITEFLSRPPLEAPRQIVVLEQAETMAEAAANALLKTLEEPGQATLILIAPSPESILPTLVSRCQRVPFYRLDSVAIVEVLTSIGHQEILQHRAVLSIAAGSPGEAIAAYEQLQTISPELLQAVTKIPKNYIQALELAKEIDKALDTEAQLWLIDYLQLSYWQQWQQPSIVKQLEQARKSLLCYAQPRLVWECTFLQLCQ from the coding sequence ATGACTGACCAGTTTGCACAACTTATAGGACAACAACAAGCAGTAGAGTTACTGACTCAAGCTGTTAAACAAAACAGAGTTGCACCAGCTTACTTATTTTTAGGAACTAATGGTATAGGACGAGGTTTGGCGGCACGGTGTTTTATAGAATTTCTATTTACTGATGGTTTATCTGAAGATCTTACTGATATTCGCACCAAACTGCAAAAAGGCAACCATCCAGATGTGCTATGGATAAAGCCAACATATCAGTATCAAGGACAACGCCTAACAGCAACCGAAGCAGCAGAGAAAGGACTTAAGCGTAAAGCACCACCTGTGATTCGTCTAGAGCAAATTCGCGAAATTACTGAATTTCTTAGCCGCCCACCTTTGGAAGCACCAAGGCAAATAGTAGTTTTGGAACAGGCAGAAACAATGGCAGAAGCTGCTGCCAATGCCTTGCTGAAAACTCTAGAAGAACCAGGGCAGGCAACATTAATTTTAATAGCTCCTTCCCCAGAGTCTATTTTGCCGACACTGGTGTCACGCTGTCAACGCGTTCCCTTTTATCGCTTAGATTCAGTTGCAATAGTTGAGGTACTCACAAGTATCGGGCATCAGGAAATTTTGCAACACCGGGCTGTATTAAGTATTGCGGCTGGTAGCCCTGGAGAAGCGATCGCTGCCTATGAGCAACTGCAAACTATTTCCCCAGAACTACTGCAAGCCGTAACCAAAATACCAAAAAACTATATCCAAGCCTTGGAATTAGCTAAAGAAATCGACAAAGCTTTAGACACTGAAGCACAACTGTGGTTAATTGATTATCTTCAGCTGTCTTACTGGCAGCAATGGCAGCAACCAAGTATTGTCAAGCAGCTAGAACAAGCTCGTAAATCTCTGCTTTGTTATGCCCAGCCACGCCTCGTTTGGGAATGTACATTTTTGCAGTTATGTCAATAA
- the tmk gene encoding dTMP kinase, translating into MNGKLIVFEGVEGCGKTTQIQLCGEWLQSLGIPVLITREPGGTELGLHLRRLLLQKAEGESSEPSAFPITDRAELLLYAADRSQHVEELKPILAAGKIILCDRYTDSTVAYQGYGRGLDMNLIVQLNTIATNGLESDLTFWLDVDVEAGLARKHKASAIADGDDASGDSASSDADAVTTPNNRGDRIEQENIAFHRRVQKGYTELAASYPERTVRVDASVSVDAIRQAIQKILLLKLDEWGYKQVKR; encoded by the coding sequence ATGAATGGCAAGTTAATTGTATTTGAAGGGGTAGAAGGTTGTGGGAAAACAACTCAAATTCAGCTTTGTGGTGAGTGGCTGCAAAGTCTTGGTATCCCTGTGCTAATTACTCGCGAACCTGGGGGAACAGAGTTGGGCTTGCATCTGCGCCGCTTGTTACTTCAAAAGGCAGAAGGAGAATCGTCAGAACCATCTGCCTTTCCTATTACAGACAGAGCAGAATTATTGTTATATGCTGCCGATCGCTCGCAACACGTCGAAGAACTTAAACCAATTCTCGCAGCCGGGAAAATTATATTATGCGATCGCTATACAGACTCTACCGTAGCTTATCAAGGTTATGGCCGCGGTTTAGACATGAATTTAATTGTTCAGCTCAACACCATTGCTACCAATGGGCTAGAAAGCGATTTAACTTTCTGGCTAGATGTTGATGTCGAGGCGGGGCTAGCTCGCAAACATAAAGCTTCTGCCATTGCCGATGGCGATGATGCGAGCGGGGATAGCGCCAGCAGCGATGCTGATGCCGTCACCACACCTAACAACAGAGGCGATCGCATTGAACAAGAAAATATTGCCTTTCATCGTCGTGTTCAAAAAGGGTATACAGAATTAGCTGCATCCTACCCAGAGCGAACAGTAAGGGTAGATGCTAGTGTCAGTGTAGATGCAATCCGACAGGCGATTCAGAAAATTTTGCTCTTAAAACTGGATGAGTGGGGATATAAGCAAGTCAAAAGGTAA
- a CDS encoding ribulose bisphosphate carboxylase small subunit: MSYYIAPRFLDKLAVFITKNFLNLPGVRVPLILGIHGRKGEGKSFQCELVFERMGVEVTLISGGELESPDAGDPARLIRLRYRETAELIKVRGKMCVLMINDLDAGAGRFDEGTQYTVNTQLVNATLMNIADNPTDVQLPGSYDATPLHRVPIIVTGNDFSTLYAPLIRDGRMEKFYWEPDRNDKIGIVGGIFSEDGLSHREVEQLVDTFPHQSIDFFSALRSRIYDEQIREFIYQIGVERISQRVVNSLEGPPQFNKPNFSLSHLLEMANLMVGEQKRVEDYRLVSEYNRNMRQSYQPAATSQPVTPATGYSGNGSNQPSTTNGFQKQEKSHTKLSSETVEQVRNILSQGHKIGVEHVDERRFRTGSWQSCALGQIQNESDAISTVESCLAEYSGEYVRLVGIDPKAKRRVLETIIQRPNEKVVSW, from the coding sequence ATGAGTTACTATATCGCTCCTCGCTTTCTGGACAAATTAGCAGTTTTTATTACCAAAAACTTCCTTAACCTGCCTGGTGTACGAGTACCTTTGATTTTGGGTATTCATGGACGTAAAGGTGAAGGCAAATCCTTTCAATGTGAGTTAGTCTTCGAGAGAATGGGTGTGGAAGTTACTCTCATTTCTGGCGGAGAATTAGAAAGTCCGGATGCAGGAGATCCAGCACGCCTGATTCGTCTGCGCTATCGGGAAACAGCAGAATTAATCAAAGTACGCGGCAAAATGTGCGTGTTAATGATTAATGATTTAGATGCGGGTGCGGGGCGCTTTGATGAAGGTACGCAGTACACGGTGAATACTCAGTTAGTGAATGCCACACTGATGAATATTGCCGATAATCCTACCGATGTACAACTTCCCGGCAGTTACGATGCCACGCCTTTACATCGCGTGCCAATTATTGTGACAGGAAATGATTTTTCTACCCTATACGCGCCTTTGATTCGTGATGGGCGGATGGAAAAATTTTACTGGGAACCAGATAGAAATGACAAGATCGGGATTGTAGGTGGAATTTTTAGTGAAGATGGGCTTTCGCACCGAGAAGTAGAGCAGTTAGTGGATACGTTCCCACATCAGTCAATTGACTTTTTTAGCGCTTTGCGATCGCGAATTTATGACGAACAAATCCGCGAGTTCATCTATCAAATCGGAGTTGAGCGCATATCTCAACGGGTAGTAAACAGTTTAGAAGGACCACCACAATTCAACAAGCCTAATTTCAGTCTTTCTCACTTGTTAGAGATGGCTAACTTAATGGTTGGCGAACAAAAACGAGTGGAAGATTACCGCTTAGTGTCTGAGTACAACCGGAATATGCGGCAAAGTTATCAACCTGCTGCTACGTCGCAACCTGTAACACCTGCTACTGGTTACTCAGGCAATGGCTCAAACCAACCAAGCACAACAAACGGCTTCCAAAAACAAGAAAAATCTCACACTAAGTTGAGTTCGGAGACGGTAGAACAAGTACGTAATATTTTGTCTCAAGGTCATAAAATTGGCGTAGAACACGTAGATGAGCGACGTTTCCGCACTGGTTCTTGGCAAAGTTGTGCCTTAGGTCAGATTCAAAATGAGTCGGATGCCATATCAACTGTAGAATCGTGTTTGGCCGAATATAGTGGCGAGTATGTGCGGTTAGTAGGTATCGATCCCAAAGCGAAACGACGAGTTCTGGAAACGATTATCCAACGTCCTAACGAAAAAGTCGTCAGTTGGTAA
- a CDS encoding RluA family pseudouridine synthase, with translation MVILHKLSDFIESAINNLSPSYYYQGYCPQTGELLKLARTPLAEAVAYGLMRYLATDERYNSEGKMYGVLLVELPSGEQRVLKAFSGLLNGSSMVEGWVPPISGKDEVALDEARTLVQLEAIKQELIILRQLPQRKQYEILSREFEQQWQQISDRHLNCKQQRQEKRQILCKTLTETALTVALEQLDAESRWQGIERRQFKRQRDGILQPLKQIIANADARIRELKQQRQALSRQLQTQMHAAYSLINFLGQSASLQQLIPGGSMPTGTGDCCAPKLLHYAAIHRLKPLAMAEFWWGMSSRNQDKVQGEFYEACAERCQPLMGFLLSGLPQRDLSVEAAIAQTLPIIYEDEWLIAVNKPPGLLSVPGRYPDRQDSVESRLRHLVPDGMALMAVHRLDQETSGILLLARDLQTYRQLTQQFQQRQVHKVYEAILAGSVAIEKGVIELPLWGDPQQRPYQKVDWQRGKPSLTHFQVIATSNYTRIEFIPLTGRTHQLRVHAADPKGLGVPILGDRLYGCRADASRLHLHAREFCCNHPQSGQVLHLKVQTPF, from the coding sequence ATGGTGATTCTGCACAAACTTTCAGATTTTATAGAATCTGCAATCAATAACCTATCTCCTAGTTATTACTATCAAGGGTATTGTCCTCAAACAGGCGAACTACTAAAACTAGCCCGTACCCCTTTAGCAGAAGCAGTAGCCTATGGTTTAATGCGATACCTTGCCACCGATGAGCGTTATAATTCTGAGGGCAAGATGTATGGAGTATTGCTAGTTGAACTGCCTTCTGGCGAACAAAGAGTACTCAAAGCATTTTCCGGACTTTTGAATGGTAGCAGCATGGTTGAGGGCTGGGTGCCGCCAATTTCCGGAAAAGACGAAGTTGCTTTAGACGAAGCCCGCACTTTGGTACAATTAGAAGCTATCAAACAGGAACTTATTATCCTCAGGCAACTCCCCCAACGAAAGCAGTACGAAATACTGTCTCGTGAGTTTGAACAGCAATGGCAACAAATTAGCGATCGCCATCTCAATTGCAAACAGCAACGCCAAGAAAAACGTCAGATACTGTGTAAAACACTGACGGAAACAGCACTCACTGTTGCCCTAGAACAACTCGATGCCGAAAGTCGTTGGCAGGGAATAGAGCGACGGCAATTCAAACGTCAACGGGATGGGATATTGCAGCCCCTCAAGCAAATAATTGCAAACGCAGATGCCCGAATTCGAGAATTGAAACAACAGCGTCAAGCACTGTCACGCCAACTACAAACTCAAATGCACGCTGCCTATAGCCTAATTAATTTTTTAGGGCAATCAGCATCGTTGCAGCAATTGATCCCAGGAGGTTCCATGCCTACTGGCACGGGAGATTGTTGTGCTCCCAAGCTACTCCACTATGCGGCAATACATCGGCTAAAACCACTGGCAATGGCAGAATTTTGGTGGGGAATGTCCTCTAGGAATCAGGATAAAGTCCAAGGAGAGTTTTATGAAGCTTGTGCAGAGCGCTGTCAACCGTTGATGGGGTTTCTGCTCTCAGGATTGCCTCAACGTGATTTGAGTGTAGAAGCTGCGATCGCACAAACACTACCCATTATTTATGAAGACGAATGGCTGATTGCTGTGAACAAACCTCCAGGGCTACTATCAGTTCCAGGGCGTTACCCTGATCGCCAAGATAGCGTAGAGAGTCGGCTGCGTCATCTCGTGCCTGATGGAATGGCGCTGATGGCTGTGCATCGTCTGGATCAAGAAACATCTGGCATCCTGCTTTTAGCTCGCGATTTACAAACCTATCGTCAACTCACTCAGCAGTTTCAGCAGCGTCAAGTTCACAAAGTTTACGAAGCCATACTTGCTGGCTCTGTAGCGATAGAAAAAGGTGTCATCGAACTACCGTTGTGGGGAGATCCTCAGCAGCGCCCTTATCAAAAAGTGGATTGGCAGCGCGGTAAACCTAGCTTGACTCACTTCCAAGTAATAGCAACATCAAACTACACTCGCATAGAATTTATACCTTTAACCGGGCGCACCCATCAGCTTCGGGTTCACGCTGCCGATCCCAAAGGACTTGGCGTACCGATTTTGGGCGATCGCCTGTATGGCTGTCGTGCAGATGCAAGTCGATTGCATTTACACGCACGGGAATTTTGCTGCAACCATCCCCAATCTGGACAAGTCCTTCACCTAAAAGTACAGACACCGTTTTGA
- the cobU gene encoding bifunctional adenosylcobinamide kinase/adenosylcobinamide-phosphate guanylyltransferase — translation MRKVTLVTGPARSGKSEWAETVAMQSQKAVIYVATATQNSADREWQQRIQKHQQRRPQDWITLEVPVELSTTLTEAKPNTCILIDSLGTWVANLLSQEEESWEKTVQDLLETIELVAVEMIFVAEETGWGVVPAYPIGRTFRDRLSNLVRRLGAISEAVYLVTGGYVLNLSTLGTPLPASGKEDKGIRE, via the coding sequence TTGAGAAAAGTAACTCTGGTAACAGGCCCAGCACGATCTGGTAAAAGTGAATGGGCGGAAACTGTGGCAATGCAGTCACAAAAAGCTGTGATTTACGTAGCAACAGCAACTCAAAATTCTGCTGATCGCGAGTGGCAACAGCGCATCCAAAAACACCAGCAACGTCGTCCTCAAGATTGGATCACATTGGAAGTACCTGTAGAATTATCTACTACCCTTACCGAAGCCAAACCAAACACTTGTATTTTGATTGATTCTTTAGGGACTTGGGTAGCTAATCTACTCTCCCAGGAAGAAGAAAGCTGGGAAAAGACCGTGCAAGATTTGTTAGAGACGATTGAGTTAGTCGCAGTTGAGATGATTTTTGTAGCCGAAGAAACAGGATGGGGTGTAGTGCCAGCTTATCCTATAGGTCGAACTTTCCGCGATCGCCTGAGCAATTTAGTACGTCGCTTAGGTGCAATTTCTGAAGCTGTTTATCTAGTGACTGGCGGTTACGTGCTTAATCTCAGCACTCTTGGTACTCCTTTACCAGCATCGGGAAAAGAGGACAAGGGGATAAGGGAATAA